One part of the Parabacteroides distasonis ATCC 8503 genome encodes these proteins:
- a CDS encoding Dps family protein has protein sequence MKTLDYLHLDASAVSNVVASLKQLLADYQVFYTNLRGFHWNIKGHGFFVLHGKFEDMYNNAAEKVDELAERILMLGGEPENKFSEYLKVARVKEVSGVSCGDEALKHILDTYGLLIGEERKLLSLASEAGDEATVALMSDYLKEQEKLVWMLVAYSTCDCKK, from the coding sequence ATGAAAACATTAGATTATCTTCATTTAGACGCATCAGCGGTAAGTAACGTAGTAGCAAGCTTGAAACAATTATTGGCGGACTACCAAGTATTTTATACGAACCTTCGTGGTTTCCACTGGAATATCAAGGGACACGGTTTCTTCGTTCTTCATGGTAAATTCGAGGATATGTACAACAACGCTGCCGAGAAGGTTGACGAGTTGGCGGAACGTATCCTGATGTTGGGAGGCGAGCCGGAGAACAAGTTCAGCGAGTACCTGAAAGTAGCCCGTGTAAAAGAGGTATCAGGCGTATCCTGTGGTGACGAGGCATTGAAACATATTCTCGATACCTATGGCCTGCTGATTGGTGAGGAGCGTAAACTTCTTTCCTTGGCATCGGAGGCGGGCGATGAGGCTACGGTAGCGTTGATGAGTGACTATCTGAAGGAACAAGAAAAATTGGTTTGGATGTTGGTAGCATATTCAACTTGCGATTGCAAGAAGTAA
- a CDS encoding IclR family transcriptional regulator, giving the protein MENTLPNMEKVDESYKVPNLEKGIAVLEYLSLRSAGETLQDIKSALDISQTTAYRILNTLVRLEYLNFSEDTKRYKLSRKLLTLGFRSLNEHNLLETVLPHLRDLRDQVKETACFGVLGDEKGIFIEQAQGHHTFRFVLSPGKPFELHCSAPGKAIMAYLPKTVRDRYLSYMTFTRYNSRTITSREAYLEELEKVGKLGYAMDNEEELSGVICVGAPIFNYTGYPCGAIWISGPKDRLSKEVVKNTVKVIKEIAGVISNELGFRK; this is encoded by the coding sequence ATGGAAAACACGCTGCCAAATATGGAAAAAGTGGATGAGAGCTACAAAGTGCCTAATTTAGAGAAGGGCATAGCGGTTCTTGAGTACCTTTCCTTGCGGTCGGCGGGAGAAACATTGCAAGATATTAAGTCGGCGCTCGATATATCTCAGACTACGGCTTACCGTATTTTGAATACATTGGTGCGGCTGGAATATCTTAATTTTAGTGAAGACACGAAACGCTATAAACTTTCCCGAAAATTATTGACCCTTGGTTTCAGATCCTTGAATGAACACAATCTCTTAGAGACCGTCTTGCCACATTTGCGTGATTTACGTGATCAAGTGAAAGAGACCGCTTGCTTTGGTGTCTTGGGAGATGAGAAAGGGATTTTTATCGAACAAGCGCAAGGACATCATACGTTCCGCTTCGTCCTGTCGCCGGGAAAGCCGTTTGAGTTGCATTGTTCGGCTCCCGGAAAGGCGATTATGGCTTATTTGCCGAAGACGGTGCGAGATCGTTACCTGTCCTACATGACGTTTACACGGTATAATTCCCGGACGATCACTTCTCGTGAGGCCTATCTGGAGGAATTGGAGAAGGTTGGTAAGCTGGGATATGCCATGGATAATGAGGAGGAGCTGAGCGGCGTGATCTGCGTAGGCGCCCCGATCTTTAATTATACGGGATATCCTTGTGGAGCGATTTGGATCTCCGGCCCGAAAGACCGCTTATCGAAAGAGGTGGTGAAAAATACGGTGAAGGTGATCAAGGAGATTGCCGGGGTGATCTCGAACGAACTAGGATTTAGAAAATAA
- a CDS encoding Dps family protein, translated as MKTLDYIHLDASAVSNVVASLKQLLADYQVFYTNLRGFHWNIKGHGFFVLHGKFEDMYNNAAEKVDELAERILMLGGEPENKFSEYLKVARVKEVSGVSCGDEALKNILDTYGHLIGEERKLLSLASGAGDEATVALMSDYLKEQEKLVWMLVAYLTCDCKK; from the coding sequence ATGAAAACATTAGATTATATCCATTTAGACGCATCAGCGGTAAGTAACGTAGTAGCAAGCTTGAAACAATTATTGGCGGACTACCAAGTATTTTATACGAACCTTCGTGGTTTCCACTGGAATATCAAGGGACACGGTTTCTTCGTTCTTCACGGTAAATTCGAGGATATGTACAACAACGCTGCCGAGAAGGTTGACGAGTTGGCGGAACGTATCCTGATGTTGGGAGGCGAGCCGGAGAACAAGTTCAGCGAGTATTTGAAAGTAGCCCGTGTAAAAGAGGTATCAGGCGTATCCTGCGGTGACGAGGCGTTAAAGAATATTCTTGATACGTATGGTCATTTGATCGGTGAGGAGCGTAAACTTCTTTCCTTGGCATCCGGGGCGGGAGATGAGGCTACGGTCGCTTTGATGAGTGATTATCTGAAAGAACAAGAGAAGTTGGTTTGGATGTTAGTAGCATATTTAACTTGCGATTGCAAGAAGTAA
- a CDS encoding YncE family protein codes for MNTRKYLIKNSLVACLVGCCVSLASAGNPPFFTTDAVLNAKGELLMTQKGTRHLDIFSADGKSLLHSFPFDEIPTGLLPDGDKVYVTTFEKTGRLQVLSLESGRVEAAIPTGSGACHPMFGPDKKHIYVCNQFDNSVVEIDPVMRKVVRSVKVLREPKSAVFSKDGKYMFVTNFLPAQRADVDVVAACVSVIEMEGFTKVKDIQLANGSNALRGMCITPDGKYIYVSHNLGRFTVPTSQLQQGWMNTSAFSVIDVAKQEFVGAVLVDEPDRGAAGIWSIACDDKHIFITHSGTHEVSVIDHPAMLAKFESYKDKSRLDYDLNFLYGLRERVTLQGNGPRNFIFSGDKLIIPTYFADILNTVDINTLEVTATDMNPGRTETPENKGEKYFNDANHCYQGWQSCNGCHPGDARTDGMNWDLMNDGVGNSKNCKSMLYSHVTPPSMISGVRESAEYAVRAGFKFIQFFEPEEEMAKCVDAYMKSLRPVPSPYLVNGELSDKAKEGRKVFEKLKCGECHSGPYYTDMKMHRIGEDIEFEKGWDTPTLIEVWRTAPYLFDGRAATMEEVFEVHKHGIDKKVSKKDIEALTEYVNSL; via the coding sequence ATGAACACACGAAAATACTTGATAAAAAACTCATTGGTGGCTTGTCTTGTCGGCTGTTGCGTTTCTCTCGCTTCAGCCGGCAACCCACCTTTCTTTACTACGGATGCCGTATTGAATGCGAAGGGGGAGCTATTAATGACACAGAAAGGAACGAGACATCTGGATATTTTTTCAGCGGACGGTAAGAGCTTACTTCATTCGTTTCCGTTTGATGAGATCCCGACCGGGTTGCTTCCGGATGGGGATAAGGTGTATGTGACGACCTTCGAGAAGACCGGCCGTTTACAAGTGCTTTCCTTGGAATCGGGTAGGGTGGAAGCGGCTATACCGACGGGATCGGGAGCCTGTCATCCGATGTTCGGGCCGGATAAGAAACATATATATGTATGTAATCAGTTCGATAATTCGGTGGTCGAGATAGATCCGGTGATGCGTAAGGTAGTCCGGAGCGTGAAAGTGTTGCGTGAGCCTAAATCGGCGGTATTCAGCAAGGATGGCAAGTATATGTTTGTTACGAATTTCCTGCCCGCACAACGGGCGGACGTGGATGTGGTGGCCGCTTGCGTATCAGTAATCGAGATGGAGGGGTTTACGAAAGTGAAAGATATCCAATTGGCGAATGGTAGCAATGCCTTACGGGGGATGTGTATCACGCCGGACGGGAAATATATATACGTGTCTCATAACTTGGGACGATTCACGGTGCCTACTTCCCAACTTCAACAAGGTTGGATGAACACGAGCGCTTTCAGCGTGATCGATGTGGCGAAGCAGGAATTCGTTGGGGCGGTATTGGTGGACGAGCCGGATCGTGGCGCTGCCGGTATCTGGAGTATCGCTTGCGATGACAAGCATATCTTTATCACGCATAGCGGAACGCATGAGGTGAGCGTGATCGATCATCCGGCGATGTTGGCGAAGTTTGAGTCTTATAAGGATAAGAGCCGTCTGGATTACGACTTGAATTTCTTGTATGGACTTCGTGAGCGAGTTACCTTACAAGGAAACGGTCCCCGAAATTTTATATTTTCGGGAGATAAGTTGATAATCCCTACTTATTTCGCCGATATCTTGAATACCGTCGATATAAATACATTGGAGGTGACGGCTACCGACATGAATCCGGGGCGTACGGAAACGCCGGAGAACAAGGGCGAGAAATACTTTAACGACGCAAATCATTGCTATCAAGGCTGGCAGAGTTGTAACGGTTGCCATCCGGGGGATGCCCGTACGGACGGGATGAACTGGGACTTGATGAATGATGGAGTTGGTAACTCGAAGAATTGTAAGAGCATGTTGTATTCGCATGTGACTCCCCCAAGCATGATCTCGGGTGTTCGTGAGAGCGCAGAATATGCGGTACGTGCCGGTTTTAAGTTCATTCAGTTTTTTGAGCCAGAAGAGGAAATGGCGAAATGTGTGGACGCTTATATGAAATCCTTGCGTCCGGTGCCTAGCCCGTATTTAGTAAATGGGGAATTATCGGATAAGGCGAAAGAGGGAAGAAAGGTGTTTGAGAAACTGAAATGTGGCGAGTGTCATAGCGGTCCTTATTATACGGATATGAAGATGCACCGTATCGGCGAGGATATAGAATTTGAGAAAGGGTGGGATACACCTACTTTGATCGAGGTCTGGCGTACGGCTCCTTATCTGTTTGATGGGCGTGCGGCTACCATGGAAGAGGTGTTCGAGGTCCATAAGCATGGCATCGATAAAAAGGTTTCCAAGAAAGATATCGAGGCGTTAACGGAATATGTAAACTCCCTGTAA
- a CDS encoding outer membrane beta-barrel protein, protein MKRVVVFAMVLMLGVVSVQAQWSVVPEAGMTVMKAGPMVDWKPSWKIGVGVEYQLKPEFLSLKSGLYYTQRGYSNDQFPGYGYGHYWWTVPGPTYDPYGYAYDYSNKVTRNFLQLPIMANLSFKLAEDIRLNVGVGPYIAVSVLDKGMFGGWSVASEESAKFYTHDPCEGLRAFDWGISSTVGVEIKQCFINFGYDVSLGKEYKGGSIEANYHTLALTAGYKFKLGK, encoded by the coding sequence ATGAAAAGAGTTGTAGTATTTGCGATGGTGTTAATGCTGGGTGTAGTATCGGTACAAGCCCAGTGGTCGGTAGTTCCGGAAGCGGGTATGACAGTGATGAAGGCGGGTCCAATGGTTGATTGGAAACCGAGTTGGAAGATTGGGGTAGGAGTGGAATATCAGTTGAAGCCGGAATTTCTTTCTCTGAAGTCCGGTCTGTATTATACGCAAAGGGGATATAGTAATGACCAATTCCCCGGATATGGATATGGGCATTATTGGTGGACTGTGCCGGGACCTACTTATGATCCGTATGGATATGCGTATGATTACTCAAATAAGGTGACACGAAATTTCTTGCAATTACCGATTATGGCTAATTTATCGTTCAAATTAGCTGAGGATATTCGTTTGAATGTCGGAGTAGGCCCTTATATAGCCGTAAGCGTATTGGATAAAGGAATGTTCGGGGGATGGTCTGTCGCTTCGGAAGAATCCGCTAAGTTTTATACCCATGATCCCTGTGAAGGGCTTCGTGCTTTTGATTGGGGTATAAGTTCCACTGTAGGTGTGGAAATAAAACAATGCTTTATCAATTTTGGCTATGATGTATCGTTAGGTAAAGAGTATAAGGGAGGATCTATCGAGGCGAATTACCATACCTTGGCTCTTACCGCAGGATATAAGTTTAAATTGGGTAAATAG
- a CDS encoding hybrid sensor histidine kinase/response regulator gives MTSESKKEKLNKNELLANYQYLMDTIWTIYLEDGSVDILKYSMNPELVNTKQDYTSLANILRNDIYSPDRSLWDETVSLEVFFRMIAEGCFHKTFDLRFCNDHFGFEWHETFIDILVNNEGIPDRILLSSRNINDFRKAQIIETAVRSEYDYVIYIEASKNSYVMYTSGSESYSPPPIASYDYDGVVASYNRQYMAPELHEEMTEKLQIAHIEPILRKHGEYIVYGTMIENGVNREKKMRFSYYDREKNIWLMTRTDITEIKEERKQKKLLQEALQSANAANRAKTDFLSRMSHDIRTPINAIVGMTAIARLHMDDQMRIADCLKKITISSKLLLNLINEVLDMSKLESDKIMLTEEAFKINELLESLFVMVQPAFEAKKQKFQIHVTKIKHECLIGDVQRIQQALLNMLTNAIKYTPEDGQIQLTVEEKPSVYNGYGQFEITVTDNGIGMKPEFLEKVFEPFERSDDKAIRNIQGTGLGMAISRHIAQIMNGDILVESEYGKGSKFTMRFHVKLGSTNEYDNNILVDLPVLVVDDDEVSCEIAYENLQELGMKPEWVLSGEKAVQKVIDGDTYFAIIIDLMMPGMNGIETTIKIREYVEPDTPIIIISAYDYSGYEFEAVKAGVNGFISKPIMKSKLFHLMKKFASDKKEDEQVLITPTHIISFPGKRILVVEDNDLNREIAYELLQETHAEVETACDGQEAVDKVAASPEGYYDFIIMDIQMPVMDGLEATRQIRHLDRQDIKDMPIIAMSANAFAEDVRLSLEAGMNEHIAKPIEIDKLYGIMRKWFQ, from the coding sequence ATGACAAGCGAAAGCAAAAAAGAAAAGTTAAATAAAAACGAGCTATTAGCTAATTATCAATATCTCATGGATACGATCTGGACTATCTATTTGGAAGACGGAAGCGTCGATATACTTAAATATTCAATGAATCCGGAATTAGTTAATACAAAACAAGATTATACCAGCCTTGCCAACATTCTAAGAAACGACATCTATTCTCCAGACCGTAGTTTATGGGATGAAACGGTTTCGCTTGAAGTTTTCTTTAGAATGATAGCCGAAGGATGTTTTCATAAAACATTTGACTTACGTTTCTGCAACGATCACTTCGGTTTTGAATGGCACGAAACTTTTATCGATATTCTTGTTAACAACGAAGGTATCCCTGATAGAATCCTTTTATCTAGCCGTAATATCAACGATTTCAGAAAAGCGCAAATTATAGAAACCGCCGTAAGATCAGAATATGATTACGTAATCTATATTGAAGCTTCGAAAAATAGCTATGTCATGTATACCTCCGGCTCGGAGAGCTATAGTCCCCCTCCTATCGCCAGCTATGACTATGATGGAGTAGTCGCCTCATATAACCGGCAATATATGGCACCTGAGCTTCACGAAGAAATGACTGAGAAACTACAGATCGCTCATATAGAACCGATACTACGGAAACATGGAGAATATATCGTATATGGCACCATGATAGAGAATGGCGTAAACCGGGAAAAGAAAATGCGATTCAGCTATTACGACAGGGAAAAGAACATATGGTTAATGACTCGAACTGATATAACGGAAATCAAAGAAGAAAGAAAACAAAAAAAACTGTTGCAGGAAGCTTTACAGAGCGCTAATGCCGCCAACCGTGCCAAAACTGATTTCCTATCCCGGATGAGCCATGACATCCGCACTCCTATCAACGCCATCGTCGGTATGACAGCGATAGCTCGCCTGCACATGGATGACCAGATGCGTATAGCTGATTGCTTAAAGAAAATAACCATTTCCTCCAAACTCTTATTAAATCTGATCAATGAGGTACTGGATATGTCTAAACTGGAAAGTGATAAGATCATGCTGACAGAAGAGGCATTCAAGATCAACGAGCTATTAGAGAGTTTATTCGTCATGGTGCAACCGGCCTTTGAAGCGAAAAAGCAAAAGTTTCAGATACATGTCACCAAGATAAAACACGAATGCCTTATAGGTGACGTGCAACGTATACAGCAAGCATTGTTGAACATGCTTACAAATGCGATCAAATATACTCCGGAAGACGGGCAAATACAACTAACGGTAGAAGAGAAACCTTCTGTCTATAACGGTTACGGCCAGTTTGAAATAACCGTAACGGATAACGGTATAGGAATGAAACCAGAATTTCTGGAAAAAGTATTCGAACCTTTCGAGCGGTCGGATGACAAGGCCATTCGCAATATCCAAGGGACTGGTCTCGGCATGGCTATCAGCCGCCATATCGCCCAGATAATGAACGGAGACATTCTTGTGGAAAGTGAATATGGAAAAGGCTCCAAATTCACCATGAGGTTTCATGTCAAACTGGGAAGTACGAATGAATACGACAATAATATATTGGTAGACCTACCAGTACTGGTAGTAGATGACGATGAGGTATCCTGCGAGATCGCTTATGAAAACCTCCAAGAATTAGGGATGAAACCGGAATGGGTTCTTTCCGGTGAAAAGGCCGTACAAAAAGTAATCGACGGAGACACTTACTTTGCTATTATCATAGATTTAATGATGCCCGGCATGAACGGCATCGAAACCACCATAAAAATAAGGGAATACGTGGAACCAGATACTCCGATCATCATCATATCAGCATACGATTATTCCGGTTACGAATTTGAGGCAGTAAAAGCTGGCGTCAACGGCTTCATAAGCAAGCCTATCATGAAATCCAAGCTATTCCATTTAATGAAAAAATTTGCCTCAGACAAAAAGGAAGACGAGCAAGTCCTTATCACACCGACTCATATCATATCTTTTCCCGGCAAACGGATACTGGTCGTGGAAGACAATGACCTAAACCGCGAGATAGCGTATGAATTGCTGCAAGAAACCCATGCAGAAGTCGAGACAGCTTGCGACGGACAAGAAGCCGTTGATAAAGTCGCCGCTTCACCCGAAGGTTATTACGATTTTATAATCATGGATATACAGATGCCTGTAATGGATGGACTCGAAGCGACAAGGCAAATTCGTCATCTCGACCGTCAAGATATCAAAGATATGCCCATTATAGCCATGTCTGCCAATGCTTTCGCCGAAGATGTACGGCTAAGTCTGGAAGCCGGCATGAACGAACATATCGCAAAACCGATCGAGATAGACAAATTATATGGAATTATGAGGAAATGGTTCCAGTAA